The Ziziphus jujuba cultivar Dongzao chromosome 1, ASM3175591v1 genome segment GATATTAATTTGACAAGGGAGATAGTATAGTAATAAGCATTTCAAATCTAATACCTTTCTTTTAAGGTTGAAAACAAAAATCgaaccaaaaaaccaaaaaaaaaaaaaatgactttaATTTGTAAATACTAAAGTTAGATCcacaaatatgtatatttatatacatttatttttcataattccttgtacaaaatttttttaaaaaaatttacaaatttcattttttatttcctttcatTAATATTGAACTCTTGACATTAAATATGTGTTTGGGAGCAGTTCCTAGAGGTCcaaaaacattgaaaatagGTTAAAAAATACTTTCTATCACGTttgcaaaaaccaaaaaaaataaaaaataaaaaaaatcatataaatgattttatttaattagttttagagAAATTACTTATTTTGGTGATTCCCCTTTTGGTAATTCCTCAAGAATCATTTCTTATCGATAAATGAGTCTACGTAATCATTCCCAAACAAGTTAAGTGATTTCCacctaaattattttttgcaaagTAAAACATGAcagtaaaaaatttaattaattagccaggaaaaaaaaaagaaaaatggaaaagaattaattagtatatatttttcttggtaAGATGAAGAATCAACTAATgactagtttttattttattttaatgctgAGACAATTAACATGAAATAGGTTAATGAGATGCGTGATATGCCATCGGAAAGAGGGCTACACGTGGCTAGTTTGGTAAGGCGTGCACGATGTTTTATAAATCTAGTCAAAATGAATTAATATgaataactttattattattataattattcacccaaaaaaacaaaaaactttattattattataattggtaGTGGTCAATTTTTATTCCAGGTGCGGATCTCCAGAAATACATATTAATCGATCCAtttttaccaatatatatatatattaactgatCGCTTTAATTAATAACCAAATCTATGAAACtttcccaaaaatatatatattatccaaatCTATGAAATTAATGGTTTTTCTATATGACAATGTAGTTGGAAAAACGGATAATGTCAGAAGTAATTTAAACGTAAATATGTAGTCACATGTTTCATGGTGGAAAGTATTAATCAATCCTATTGGAGGGTCTCCCATAGCCCACATGTTCTAAATTGTTTAAGAAATgatatgatatattttattaatttataaaatagtcattttttctttaaaaccattcaaaattaaaattgatctgGATTGGCCTAAATTATGCGAATTTCAGTCCACTTtggatgaaatttaaaaatctaattcagTTTCATtatcaaataacaaaatttatatatccatatttatgtaattttaatttttcaattaataaaaaatacttataaaaaaaaaaaacaaagtgttCAGTTTGGAGGGTAACCATGACTAGACACTTTTAGGAGCAAAGTGGTAGCTCTCATCACTAGACACTGTATCTATCACCATTCAAGTGTTGGGACCAGCCCTTGTGAACGATTGGACATCATCATGACTAGTCGGTATTCCACCTTCTACTCCACTACATAGGTTACTAATTTTTGTTACAATTTGGAAAATGTGAACTGTCGGTGGCAAATACTAGGACCCTCACTCTTGCATGCTATAACTAAGTTGATGCGATGTCTTTTCTTCATATACATTTCTACAAATGTACAATTTTGTAAACCTTGGTcctgattaaaaaaaatctcattttcactttatattttatacgGATTCCTTCtttttaagaattatttttcaaattatataaatgatataattTGTGACGTAATATATTCATAAACATCTTAattattaatgatttaaaattaaaaaattttaataaataaaacaagtaataattttcttaacaatttttatcaaattgtcttcttataaatttaaaaaaagttatcggtggatcaaatttatattattttatatatttggtaattttATCCTGTATGAGAGAACTCAGTACATATTGGagtaaaatatacatattcaaTGAGAAAGATGCGCACATAAACCTTAGGCCCCGTCAtctaagagaaagaaaaaaaaaaattatatatatatatatatatatatagaatttatatatgGTATTGACGATCTGCATGTGAATCATAAAAGttgacaataattttttaaaaaattatcatcaatattattataaaataaatattaacgattatttttttgaaaaactatcGTGAATACTAAAGTATCATCcgcacaataaaatttatatatatatatatatatatattactgtaTCTATAATTTCATCATAAAATAGGCATTATATAAAGAGATCATGCAACGACAGTTTCCATTAGCTAACCCTGTGGGTAATTTCCATTTGGATTTTAGATGCTCTCAACCATGAATAATTAATAAGATGTAGGATGCCCTCTCTCtccgaaaaataataataacgatgtAAAATACAAATGTATATGGTCCCCTGTGAAGTTGCTTCCTAACTTTATCTTTaattcttcaattatttttattcaaacttgaaactttatatatatatattctctccaTCAAGATCGTGACATTGCCTTCTTTGCATTTATCATTTATGTCGTTTTAAGTCATTTCCGGTCCATTCATTATCATTGCCTTTGTATTTTAGATAGATTAATCCAATAATAGgataaatattatacatatatataaatacaacttGCTAAAAATCTACCAATTTAGAatgatatatgtatacattatttatataagtatatatgaaCATTCGTGtggattaattaattgcatCCTCCACTCCTAAATCCTCCATTATCTGTGCATTGAGACTTCAGTTTATAATTGAAATGAAAGCTATGTTGTAGTCATTCATACAGATGTAGTTAAAATAGCAGAGACAAATCTCCGCCAATGAAAGTTGAGAGCGTGTTTGTCCTTTCAACTAAGCGACAAGAATCATTACACTAAAAGCTTTTCTCTCCTAATCAGCCTCTCCAATCTTCATTACTTTCTTGTTTAAGTTCTtgcccaaaaagaaaattaaaaaataaaaaattattgtttaagcTCCCTTGGAAATGCGTGATAATAATTAGGACTAATAATgcaataggaaaaaaataaaacaaaaaactagcACTGATAATGCAAGTTAAAGGGGCAAATAGACCCCACTTGACTTGAAAGTGAAAGCGAGGGTGTCTATTCACTTTAGCTACTTTCTCCAATGCATATAAATGTTAGGGTAGTTTGATATTTCTATAACTTCtgaaaaaatcaatttcaggtgtatctaaaaaaaaaaaaaaaaagattaattatttagtaaactATGATAATAAACTATTATAAGAAGCGAAGTTACGTATAAGTGTTTGGTAATCTTTAATGTAAAATTGAtacaaaatttaacaattattgaaattgatgttttatatccttttataacaaaataatttatatacaatgattttgtatttttttgcattaaaattgaattcaaatatattgttaataatatataaatattatcaataactataataaatttataataaaataatataaaaatatatattaacttcCACTGTGAGTGCTTTATAGGATAagggtaaatataaatataaatataattttgatgatAAATTGAAGATGttctacaattttaaaatagtttattttatttataaaagaatTAGAATTTTTAAAGCACTCCTCAGTTTAAttctcaaatcaattttataatgtcaaaattatttaataattaggtCAAAATCATTTTACTAAATATAAAAGTCTCTTCAAATTGTGGAAGAATGGACTGTAGAGAGATCCCAAACGGGctcttaattttaattgatcAGGAAACTGATAAAGGACTTTCAAGTGCGGCGGGTTCATAaagtgaaaaggaaaaaatcgaACACTTAAATTTATTCTCAAATAATGAATAGGCTTTTAGTCGATTATGGGGGGAAGAAAAATTGTTTATACTTCTGATTTAGATTTTTTAGTGccgataattaatttttgtaagatcatatacattaaaaatatttcaaataataaatataaatcagtgtttattttttattttattttattttatttttgctttaatATAAATCAGTATTTATACGGTatagaaattgatattttttaccATTAGCAATTTAACATGATATTTAAGaggtattttttaatttaattatataatttattttttatatttatattataaaaatatactaatttaataatattttaaaatataattatttaataaatagatttataaatattttagcgGTATTGGATTAACTAAATACGAAGGAACACGAGTCCCGATATTCCAATTGTTATTTCCTCTGTCCACATGTTAGATGTTTGTCGTTTGTGAGCATTCTATACTGCAACGTCttacttcttcttttattattttttttttcctaaaaaaagatattagcaaatttttctttagaaaaggtttaattagcaaattaaaattaaagagcttttttttttttttttttttttttggggggggcaACTAGCAAAAGCAGTGTCGGTACGCATTGGCGGACCCACATGGTGACCCCTCAAATCCCTTTctctattaactttttttttcttcatatatttatttatatgcttacaattttacctttaaatgaGTAATTGTgcctctccctctctctgtcCTAAGTCcatattttgaatttctttttgcacttttttaaatattttctccacttattcatttttcattttccatctctcatttattttcaatcaaaattgtttatttaattcaatatttatgtataatttaattcatacaatacttatttgatttttctttttaatataatatttcattataaCTATAATTAGTTAATACAGGTATTTATTTAATAacagtttaaataaaaaatatgtttattataatatttacctattttatttgattttaactaaaaagatgttgaattatcacttcttttattttacttacgattcttgtattagttttttctttttcttttttaattttcaatttacttttttttttcaagttgtttaagtttatatatatatatatatataaaacttccTAATGGTCTATGATGATTACTAAATCATATTAACTAGATCATTGAGAACGTATTTTTTCCTaaaacaatttatcaaaaatgaaaaaaaaaattctttaatttaaagaatattctCATTACTTTGACTAcattgaatgaaaatattgtattttgtatatagttttatatatccaaaaaaacaaaaattaaaatataactaTATGCTATTTTATAAGTAATCCCGTTGAAAAATTTTCCTAGATCCGCCGCTGTGGGTATTATCAGTATCAATGCATAGATATAATGAACATTCATGTGCCTTTGGTCCGATTATTCTTTTAACATTAATCTTTCAATAATATATGATGCCTGCTTAGTAACTCTCAAGTACTACTTATGGAactttatcccaaaaaaaaaaaaaaaagtactactTATGGAATTTTCCAAAAGTACTACTTTTGGTAGACGGAGATtggtttattttactttttaatcttAATAATAGTATTGGAAATGGATGGTGATTAAATTTagcataaaatttatttaaatcttgtattaaatatatatatatatatatatacatattttaactcaatcttgtattaaatattGTTTGAGTAAATTATCTAGCAAGTACTTAAtttgaactatatatatactgaCACCATACCTAATTAATTTGAACTATTAACCCCTAAAACACATGTTATTGGGTGAAGCTGAACATCAATTTGAGAAGTTTTTATGAGTTTATGAGCGCATgggaaaatttattatatgataACATCGTATcaaaaatagaaaggaaaaaaaaatttatatacaaccttatgttttattttaacgTCACATAATTTTATACATGACTATTCATCATTGACTTAAAGTTAAGCGCCACCGTTAaattgcaagtttttctcttttaatattattaataaaataataaataataattccaaaaatattaagaaaggacattatatgataatattatatgtatataaataattaatagtaGATGCGttgttattataaatatataaaaaaaaaaaaacagaaaagaaaaaaagaagaagaaagtggaTACGTTGAACTCAATGTTGCTTTGCCTCGAGATTCCACTCAAATAAATATAAGTGATGAGTGAAATACGTAACAAATAGATCATACACGATATCGTGCTTTTTTACTTCAGTCTACATACAATACTAATCCTCAATTAGATTTAGCTATGTAAGTTTTTTCCACCGAAATGGCAAATTTATTGCAGGATTTAAATGCGAAAACccaactcattttcttataaaactaataaataaattaaaataagatacaaaaaaaaaaaaaaatccaaaaaacaaacaaaccagTATTCCACCGGTAGATCTAACTGCCTCACTCATTTTATCAATGCTAAGCTATGAGACAAATACACTGCCAACTTTCAGCACCAAGGACCGTAAAAAGGTATTGAGTTGGCAGTAAATGGTGAAGTTACAGTACATAGCAAAgtgttaatataaaaaaagggTTCAAAAGTATCAGAATCATAGCCCCACATTACAAACAAGTGTCCaacttcttctttattttattgtccacgtaaataaaaatccattatCTTTTGCTCTATTTAAGAGAGACTAAACTCACAGAGTTCTTTAAATCCAGTTGGATCAGTGACTGAACATCTCACTGATCATAGTTGCTAGagagaaaagaaggaaaaaagaaaaaaaaaaaaaaatgggttccaaatctctcttcctcttctttgcACTGCTATGCTTCTCTGTATCCCTCAGGTTCGCTTTTGCAGACAATGATGAGGAAGCTGATCCAGGTCTTGTTATGAACTTTTACAAAGATACATGTCCTCAGGCTGAAGACATTATCAGAGAACAAGTTAGACTTCTCTACAAGCGCCACAAGAACACTGCTTTCTCTTGGCTCAGAAACATTTTCCATGACTGTGCTGTTGAGGTATAGATTTATAcattcaatttgtagttgcagAGTTTTGTTGGTATCTTTTTAatgtaactaattttttttttttttgtctggttaattttggtggaaatttaatAGTCATGTGATGCTTCACTGCTGCTGGACTCAACGAGGAGGACCTTATCCGAGAAGGAGATGGACAGGAGCTTTGGGATGAGAAATTTCAGGTACATTGAGGACATCAAAGAAGCTGTTGAAAGGGAATGCCCTGGAGTTGTTTCCTGTGCAGATATTCTTGTTCTCTCGGGTAGAGATGGCATTGTTGCTGTAAGCCCttgacctttttttctttcactatctcacaagtatttccacatctttctgttttttattttttatttttttattttataaattcaacCCTGTTTCCATCACAGTATGATCCAATTTAAAACATAGATTTCTTTGATAGCTGAACTTTACTGCTGAAGAGATCTGAAAGTACATGAAGTTTTTAAGTTTGTTAGACTAAAGGTGTTACTAGTTTCTAGTTTTACCTTTATTTTTGAGCTCAATAATCAAAAGGGCTGCTTCAGATTGTCCTCTTTGTTACCATAACGGCAAGTGGTTAAGGGTCTGTTTGGCCATTAGGCCATtagattttaaaacaattttctgtTCTATAAGTTAGAAAACTGTGTTTAACcatcatttttcaaaaacaattttaaataataaattaaaaaaaataaaattaaaacatggCCGAACAAAGTCTAAATTTCTCGAGCTTTGGTGTTGATTTTCATGGGGATTTCTAACatacaaatttctttttatgGTACTATTTTTTGCCTAATCAGCTGGGAGGCCCTTATATCCCTCTCAAAACAGGTAGAAGAGATGGAAGGAAGAGCAGAGCAGAGCTTCTAGAGCAATACCTCCCTGACCACAATGAGAGCATGTCTGTTGTCCTTGAGAGGTTTTCTGCCATCGGCATAGACACCCCTGGAGTGGTTGCCTTGCtaggtatatatattattatccataaccatcatcatcatcatggcCGTGTATGTGATCTATGTCACATACTCACATGCATAgtggggagaaaaaaaatccaatttttttaaaaagtagtatttttaacctttttttgttttggtgacCAACAAATTACAGGAGCACACAGTGTCGGTCGAACCCACTGTGTGAAGCTGGTGCACCGTCTTTACCCAGAAGTTGATTCAGCCCTTAACCCTCAACATGTTGAGCATATGCTTCACAAATGCCCTGATGCAATCCCAGACCCCAAAGCTGTTCAATATGTGAGAAATGACCGTGGTACCCCCATGGTTTTGGACAACAATTATTACAGGAACATATTGGACAACAAGGGCTTGATGCTTGTTGATCATCAGCTAGCTGTTGACAAGAGGACAAAGCCTTTTGTGAAAAAGATGGCCAAGAGCCAAGGCTACTTCTTCAAGGAGTTTTCAAGAGCCATCACCATTCTTTCTGAGAACAACCCTCTCACTGGTACAAAGGGTGAGATCAGGAAGCAATGCAATGTTGCAAACAAACACCACTAGACAACCTTAGCTTTTGGGAAAAAACTACCGTGCCTCAAACTTTTTTCTATCCCTTCATTGTTATGCTGGATTAGAAGAGTTTGAGATTTGCAGaaataatatgtttttttttcatttcatgtcTGGTATGCACTGTTTTCTGATGTAGGTTTGTCATAGTGGTGATGTTAAATTTTAggatgtatgtatgtatgtatggatGGTGGTTGATCTATGTATGATGCATGGATTGCAATGATGATGGTTATCCATGCTTTGCAAGCATCTTCTTTTGATGGTAATTATTGCTCATTTTGATATATGGAGCAAGAGGCATCCCTCATGGATGTCAGGACCACATATAAATTACATTTGGGATATATAGTATTTATAAAATGGAATGAATGAATCAACCCCTCTACCCTACCCTTTTTGTAAAACAAGTTAAAAATGGTACATCAAAGTGCCCCGCAGGTCACaccaaggaaagaaaaataatatattaaagaaaagGGATAAAATTGAAAGGATAAGATTCTCTTCTGTTAGCAATATAGCATATCATACCCTACGTAATCCAGTGGTAGGTAGAGGGTTAAATAATGTAGTTcggacaaaaaaacaaagaaaaaaaaatggatttcttAGAAGTTAGGAGTagatactctctctctctctctctctcatacacGCGTCCATCTGGTTCTATTCAGATCAAGACATACAGATAGGGCCATTGAAGGTCCTGTCTTCCTTTATATGGTAAATACTATGGGGAACATCACCGAAAACTAAAGAAAATTACTCTCAAGAACATTTCCCTTGAGTTGCATTATTAAACTAGTACAAACTTAGAAACGGATTGTTGACTTCCATgaaattgttttgttttataaaatgcCCAAGTATTCAAAACCTGTTTCTATCACTTTCGATTTTTTCACATCAAGTCTGTTCCTACCATCACGTAAAAGCATAGTGTGAGAAaagtaatttcaaaattatgttTTGTTTCTACTATAAACCATTTGATTCGTGTTTATTCAACATTCAATGAGGAAGGTGCTGATTGCCTTAGTCACTGTAGACAAAAAATGTAAGCAAAAGTAACTTGAAGCTGTATTGCACATGAATTTTCAAAGTCACATCTACCATGTTCACTGAGAATATTAAAGGAAGTCCAAAATTACATGCATCAGAATGCACCAGCGATTGAGAATTTACATAAAGTACACATAATATACCATGGTCAATTTTTGAAACTAGCTAACTATTTTCCTTTGGCTCTATACTGCTTGAACTGCTATCAGAGTCAGTACTAGCTTCCTCCATCAAGGCTATGTCATTTTTCACACCACTTGCCATTTTGGGTATAAAAGGGCTGCATGAAGGATGGCTGTAATAAGGCTGTGGATGAATGGAAATGTAATTTCCACTAGAAGGGAAAGATCTATAGCCACCATAACTAGATGTATAAGGTCCAGGAGGGTACGTGTTTGGAGGGGGCCAATACATGAGAGGCATGAAAGCATTTGCAGGCTGTGGTGGGAGCATTTGATATGGAGTTTGATTACGGCAAGTGGCATTATTAGTGCCTGAACTGGAAGTCACCGTATTTGAGATGGATGAGACAGCTAATGGTGTCTGAGACTGTGCCTGGGCAGATTGGAATGCTGCCACGGCATGAGTGTGAATGGCACTGTACCCCATTAGCCCAAATTGATGATGAGGTGGTTCGGAGCTTAAAGGCATAGACTGTTGAAAGGAGCACAATCGTTGCGTGTTATGAGGCTTGGTGATGGAGCTTGATTGTTTCTTTCCTTTAGATTTTGTCGAACAGTTTTTCCCCGTAAACTGCTGAGTACTTGGGCTTGCCTGCTGAAATAGCAACAAAGTAGTGAATGCTCAGATACTAACTTTTttctaacataaaaaaatgaacaaaaaaaagaaaaaaaaaataataataataataactagttCATCGGTGctaatatatttgtttgttcATGAGTTATTCAACCGCCCTTGAAAGCTGAtttaatttgttgttgaaattgaCATCGCTAGACGAGTAGAAAGGGCTAAAACTTTTATCAATTCTGTGCATTACTCAGATAATGAAAGAGCACACCATCATTGCCATGACTGTTGGTTGGCTTGTGTAAAGCACTAAACTGATACAATTACAGTCATGTGGATTGCAGCTTTTTAAGCCTTTTGACACTGCAATAAGTTTTTAAAGCTATGTATTTGGATAATTGAACAGAATGACATGATCTTACAGTATCACTTTCAGTAGAATATGGAAGAAATAATTCCTCCCGCTCAGCGTCCTCATCTGTCCTGCAACATGAACAAATTAAAGCTGTATTTAACttaaatagatgatgaaattGCAGCTACTAAGAGTCCATTGGACTTGAACAATACCAACCAATACGAATTCAATTTCTTCAATTAAGTTCTTCAGTAAtatttcctattattattattcagtaAATGATCCTATCTCTTATTCTGTTAAACTtggtaaaattatttatctactATGTTACAAATATGATCAGCTTTATCAATGATATTAACTTGGTTTTTTAGACGCATATTGAACAGTTTGAATGCAGGCTTAGAATGCTATTTGATTGTGAGAATGGCATTAAAAATGTGGAACATAAATCCATTATAGACTGACTTAAATTATTGGGG includes the following:
- the LOC107420772 gene encoding peroxidase 42, with translation MGSKSLFLFFALLCFSVSLRFAFADNDEEADPGLVMNFYKDTCPQAEDIIREQVRLLYKRHKNTAFSWLRNIFHDCAVESCDASLLLDSTRRTLSEKEMDRSFGMRNFRYIEDIKEAVERECPGVVSCADILVLSGRDGIVALGGPYIPLKTGRRDGRKSRAELLEQYLPDHNESMSVVLERFSAIGIDTPGVVALLGAHSVGRTHCVKLVHRLYPEVDSALNPQHVEHMLHKCPDAIPDPKAVQYVRNDRGTPMVLDNNYYRNILDNKGLMLVDHQLAVDKRTKPFVKKMAKSQGYFFKEFSRAITILSENNPLTGTKGEIRKQCNVANKHH